Proteins encoded in a region of the Methanobrevibacter millerae genome:
- a CDS encoding flavin reductase family protein, with protein MKINVKKHTMMYPAPAVVASAYDEDGNADACTLAFATMCSHHPPAVMIAINSTLKRKTLKSILDSEEFCLAFPSVEHMVEVDYLGIESGYNANKLEKINFNYRKAQKVNAPIIDEFKVSLECKVMHIAEVGSHTQITGEIVNVQADESVLNEKNKIDFELLDPLAYDDITHSYYRTGEKIDNAFKPGLKFKK; from the coding sequence ATGAAAATCAACGTTAAAAAGCATACGATGATGTATCCTGCTCCAGCTGTTGTTGCAAGTGCCTATGATGAAGATGGTAATGCTGATGCATGTACACTAGCGTTCGCCACAATGTGTTCTCACCATCCTCCTGCAGTCATGATAGCTATTAATTCAACTTTGAAAAGAAAAACATTGAAAAGCATTTTGGATAGTGAAGAGTTTTGTTTGGCTTTTCCAAGTGTAGAACATATGGTTGAAGTTGATTATTTGGGTATTGAATCAGGTTATAATGCTAATAAACTGGAAAAAATTAATTTCAATTATCGTAAAGCTCAAAAGGTAAATGCTCCAATAATAGATGAGTTTAAAGTATCTTTGGAGTGTAAGGTAATGCATATTGCCGAAGTTGGTTCACATACACAAATCACTGGAGAAATTGTTAATGTTCAGGCCGATGAAAGTGTTTTGAATGAAAAAAATAAGATTGATTTTGAACTGCTTGACCCTTTGGCCTATGATGACATTACACATTCATATTATAGAACCGGTGAAAAAATAGACAATGCATTCAAACCAGGTTTGAAATTCAAAAAATAG